Proteins co-encoded in one Malus domestica chromosome 09, GDT2T_hap1 genomic window:
- the LOC103434771 gene encoding pyridoxal 5'-phosphate synthase-like subunit PDX1.2 — MAAEDGAVTIYNSSAITDAKNKQNPYSMKVGLAQMLRGGAIVEVNTLEQAKLAEDAGACSVIVSDPPRTRGISRMSDPSLIKDIKRAVSIPVVARSRIGHFVEAQILESIGVDYIDESEYLAMADEEHFINKHNFQIPFVCGAQTLGDALWRVREGAAVIRIQGDLSGSGNVSITVKNVRCVMGQIRLLNNMDDDEVFAFSKTIQAPYDLVAQSKQMGRLPVMLFAAGGIVTPADAALMMQLGCDGVFIGSDVFNCSDPYKRVMGIVQAVRNYNDPHVLVEVSSGLSGLMAGLGEDRIEPFGGGHGGV; from the coding sequence ATGGCGGCAGAGGACGGCGCGGTCACAATCTACAACAGCAGCGCAATCACCGATGCCAAAAACAAGCAGAATCCATATTCGATGAAGGTCGGCCTTGCCCAGATGCTCCGCGGCGGCGCCATTGTCGAGGTTAACACCCTCGAGCAAGCCAAGCTCGCCGAAGACGCCGGCGCTTGCTCTGTCATCGTCTCCGACCCGCCCCGCACCCGAGGCATTTCGCGCATGTCCGACCCCTCTCTCATCAAGGACATCAAACGTGCCGTTTCGATCCCCGTCGTGGCCCGATCACGGATCGGGCATTTCGTCGAGGCCCAGATCCTCGAATCCATCGGGGTCGACTATATCGACGAGAGCGAGTATCTGGCCATGGCGGACGAGGAGCATTTCATAAACAAGCACAATTTCCAGATCCCTTTCGTCTGCGGAGCTCAAACTCTCGGCGACGCGTTGTGGAGAGTGAGAGAAGGTGCTGCAGTCATCAGAATCCAAGGGGATCTATCCGGGTCCGGCAATGTCTCCATTACTGTAAAAAACGTGAGGTGCGTAATGGGTCAGATTAGGCTGCTCAACAACATGGACGACGACGAAGTCTTCGCGTTTTCGAAGACAATCCAAGCGCCGTACGACCTGGTTGCTCAATCCAAGCAAATGGGTCGGCTGCCTGTGATGCTATTCGCCGCCGGTGGCATCGTGACGCCGGCCGACGCAGCGCTGATGATGCAGTTGGGTTGCGACGGAGTGTTTATCGGGTCGGATGTATTCAATTGTTCGGATCCGTATAAGCGGGTGATGGGCATTGTTCAGGCGGTTAGGAACTACAATGATCCGCATGTGCTGGTGGAGGTGAGTTCCGGGTTGTCGGGCCTGATGGCCGGTTTGGGCGAGGACAGGATCGAACCGTTTGGCGGCGGCCATGGAGGTGTTTGA